GAGGGCCGCGCAAGCCGAGATCACGCTAATCATGGTCACCTCGTCGGGAGCCACGGGCATCGCCCGGAAGAGCTCCAGCGCGCCTCGGGGCCGCCGCGCCTGCGCGTACCCGGAGATCATGGCCGTCCAGGAGACCACGTCGCGGCGCGGCATCGCGTCGAACACGCGCCGCGCCGCGTCGGAGTCGCGCGCCCGGAGGTAGGCGGTTAGCAGGCCGGACCAGGAGACGACGTCCGGGGAGGGCATTTCGTCGAAGACCTGGCGGGACGCGTCAGGGGCGGCGCGGGAGGCGTAGAGGTGGATGAGGGCGTTGTGGACGTGGACGTGGGCCGGGTGGGAGCCCAGGCACCCAAATTTGAGCGCCTGACCGTGGATTTcatcggcggcggcggcggcggaggaggaggagcggcAGCGGGCGCGGCCTTTGAGGAGGAAGGTGAAGGAGAAGGGGTCGGGGGGGACGGAGAGGCGGCGCATGGAgatgaagagggagagggagagggagggggagcggGAGTTGGCGTAGCCGCGGATAAGGGTGTTGTAGAAGAAGGCGCCGGCGGTGAGGTGGCGGAGGTGgttggagaagagaagggaagCGTAGCGGAGATTGCCGGAGGGGGAGATAGCGGCGAATAGGAGGAGTTTGGCGAGGATGAGATGGGTGGTGGCGGTGGGGAGGTGGTGGAGGTGGCGGATGAGGCGGGCGTGGATGCGCTTCAGGCGGGGCATGCAGGTGATGGCgtcggagagggagaggagtgtGGCTGAGATGGCGGCATTCTGGTGGTGGATGTCCCCGCCTGCGCTCATTACACTCCCGGCTTTGCTTGGACTCCACCATGCCAGCAGTGTT
This is a stretch of genomic DNA from Phoenix dactylifera cultivar Barhee BC4 chromosome 9, palm_55x_up_171113_PBpolish2nd_filt_p, whole genome shotgun sequence. It encodes these proteins:
- the LOC103705681 gene encoding pentatricopeptide repeat-containing protein At5g56310-like codes for the protein MSAGGDIHHQNAAISATLLSLSDAITCMPRLKRIHARLIRHLHHLPTATTHLILAKLLLFAAISPSGNLRYASLLFSNHLRHLTAGAFFYNTLIRGYANSRSPSLSLSLFISMRRLSVPPDPFSFTFLLKGRARCRSSSSAAAAADEIHGQALKFGCLGSHPAHVHVHNALIHLYASRAAPDASRQVFDEMPSPDVVSWSGLLTAYLRARDSDAARRVFDAMPRRDVVSWTAMISGYAQARRPRGALELFRAMPVAPDEVTMISVISACAALGDLEAGERVHCYIEERGFGWMVSLRNALVDMYSKCGCLHKARHLFDETSTKSLISWNSMISAYSAHGDADSATALFNQMVECGEGVRPDSVTVLSVLSACAHKGWVEEGRRVFEALRQGDYAGVEAGVEHYGCMVDLLGRAGLLEEAYRLIESMPIPSNDMVWGALLGACRIHGDVEMGERAVEKLMELKPNEGGYYILLSSIYAAAGRPVEAAEIRHTMKEKGARKTPGCSSWAGA